Part of the Paludisphaera borealis genome, CCCGCAGTGATCCAGCTCCGGAAGATCCCGTGCGCGACGTCAACGTTTATGATGTTCTTGCCGACGTTGACGTTCGCCGATTGCAAGCCGCCGAGGTTCTCCGTCCCACCGTTGACGACGAACCCGTTCAGGTCGAGGCCGACCCCCAGGTCGACGGCCGTCGCCGATCCCTGGCCCTGGAAAACGCCGTCGACGGCCAGACCGTTGAGCGTGCCTCGAACGAGGATGCCGCTCGCCCCTGGATTGACGAGGACGTCGCCCCCGACGTTCAGCCCGAACAGGTTCCGGCCGACCAGGATCTCCCCCCCCGCCTCCAGCCGGACCGTCCCGCCCACCGTAATCGGCGCGAGCTGGTCGCGGCCGATCGACAGCAGGCCGTTCTGACCGAGCGTCAGGTCGCCGCTGATCGTGATCGGCGTCACCGAATCGCGGCCGATGACGAATCGGCCGCCGTCGATGGTCATGTCGTCGATCTGCATCGGGGTCGTCGAGCCGCTGTTCAGGTCGCCGCTGATCACGACGTGGCCCGTCGGACCGAGGTCGATCTCCGGCACGGTCATCAACGCGACCCCGCCGTTCACGTCGATCTGGGCCGCCGGCCCGAGCGCGCCGAACGACAACTGGCTGACCGAGTTCGCCAATGGCGACATCGCCCCCGACAGCAGCGCCGAACTCGCGTTGATCGCCCCAAGCTGGCGCGAGACGACGTTCAGGTCCTGGATCGGCAGAAGCGAGGCGATCTTGTGCGGCCGGGCACGGAGCAGGGCGACCGTCAACGTCGTTCCGGACGTGGTCCCCAGCAGATTGAGGTCGATGACTCCCTTGGGGAGCTGTTGGACCTTGAGGAATCCCGGCCCGCTGAGCTGGAGCTGGTAGACCCCCGTGTTCGTCGCCACGTTCCGCATCCGGCTCAGGCCCGAATACCCGGAAAGCAGCGTCCGCCCCTCCAGAGCCTCGACCGAAGGCGCCCGCAGCCCTCGCCGCCTTCGATCGTCCCCATCCATGAGCAAAACTCCTCCGCCCTCCGAGTCGTCCTCCTGAGCTAAAGTAAGATCGACCGCTCGGGGCGTCCCGGTTGAGAAATCGCCCCGACGATCCTTATTCTCCTTGCAATTCCACCCTCACCGCTGCGACGCCGTGCTTTTCCGACGTTGCGACGCGCCGCCTGACTTGGACGTCTTGGGGCCGTCCTCCATGTTGATGTTGCGCTGGTAGTCCTGATCGCGAAAGACCATCACCGGACTCAGGCCGAGCACGTGATATTGAACGTCCTCGGTTCGTTCGGGCTTCGCGAGAGTGAGCCGGACGGAGAATTTCTTCTCCGTGGCGCCGGCTTCCTCTTTCTTGAGGATCTCGTACGCCCCCAGAAGCTCGCCCTGACTCCACGGCGTGTCGTGAACCTCGACCGGGGGGTCGGTTCCCGCGAGCTTCCCGGGCTTGCCGCCGTCTCGCCAGGTTTTGAGAGCTGATTCGAGCGCGGCGCGAGCCGCCTCGTCGGACGGCGACGCGCTGACGCCGTTCCCACACCCTCCGCCCGCGAGAAGTAGGAGGAGGGCCGTGGTAGTGAAGATCGCCGGTCGGGCCAGGTTGCAGGTCCGGAGCATTGTGATGTACCTCATCAGTAGGCGTCGGACGAGATCACCTCGCCGCCGTTCCGCGTGCCGAGGGCCCGCCAGGTCATGAGCGCGACGCCGTCCTTGATGAATTTCACGCTGCCGTCGCCGAAGAGCGAGGTCACGCCCCCCGGATGCTGGCTTGAGGGCGGAACCACCATCGGCATGTTGGCCATGCTGTTGTTGGCGAAGCCCAGCCCGGCGCAAGTCGCGGTGTTGGGCGTCGAAACATGGTTGTACTGGGTGCAGCACATTTCGCCCATCACCCAGCTCGCGCCCTGGGCGTGAGTCAGTCGCGTGGTCGTCGCGGGGTTCATGGTCTTACAGGTCGTGTAAGTGTCGTTCAGGCTTGTCGGGGCCGCCGTGACCATTGAGTCGGAGCGGGCGTCCTTGTCGCGCTGGCCGTTGCCGCGGATCTTCTCGCTGAAGAAGCAGGTGTTGCTCGTCCCGTCCGTGATACTTGCGAGTTTGACCGAGCTTAAATAGTAGAAGACCCCCTGAGGCGCATCGCTCGGGGAGACGCTGGAGGGGTTGCTGTCGCCCAGATCGCAGGCCCACGTCTGCATATTGCCGAGGTAGCTGTTGACGCCGGCCCAGTCGGTGCTCGGCATGTTGGCGTCCGAGGGGCAGAGGAACGCCGACACCTGAATCCTCGAAGCGGTCGCGTTCGCCCGGTTTGTGTTCTGGTACGGCGGCATGAACGGAACGTCGCCCGCCATCCCCGGCGTCTCCGGGGCCAGGTTGAAGTTGAT contains:
- a CDS encoding DUF1559 domain-containing protein, which codes for MRTRRTGFTLIELLVVIAIIAVLIALLLPAVQSAREAARRAQCVNNLKQIGIACHNYISSFQVLPFGKGPTYGQFVPGTAAYARWSAHSQLLIYIEQGSLFNSINFNLAPETPGMAGDVPFMPPYQNTNRANATASRIQVSAFLCPSDANMPSTDWAGVNSYLGNMQTWACDLGDSNPSSVSPSDAPQGVFYYLSSVKLASITDGTSNTCFFSEKIRGNGQRDKDARSDSMVTAAPTSLNDTYTTCKTMNPATTTRLTHAQGASWVMGEMCCTQYNHVSTPNTATCAGLGFANNSMANMPMVVPPSSQHPGGVTSLFGDGSVKFIKDGVALMTWRALGTRNGGEVISSDAY